The segment CCCAACCGGTTGATGAACCACTGGAGCACGCCGGTATTTCACGACGGGCACCTTTACGGAATGTTCAGCTTCAAGAAGTACGGACGTGGACCGTTGCAATGCGTTGATCCGATGACCGGCGAAGTCAAATGGACCGAGCCCGGTTTTGGGCCAGGCAATTGCATCGTGGCCAACGGGAAAGTCATCGCGCTGTCGGATTCGGGTGAGATTGTGATCGCCAAGGCCAGCCCGGAAAAGTATTCCGAGATTTCGCGTGACAAAGTGCTCGACGGAAAATGCTGGTCGATGCCGGCGTTGAGCGACGGAAAAATTTACGTTCGCAGCACGACCGAAGGTGCCTGCGTCAGCTTCGAATAGTACTCAAAACTGACGATAAACGACGCGCGATTACTTTTCTTCGGCTGATTTGTCGTTCGCTTTTTTGTCTTTCGCCGGTTCGTCATCCGCCGACTCCTCCTCAGGCGGCTTCCCGTCTTCTGGCGGGGCGGCGAGAGTCGGCGTGTCTTTGCCGTCGATTCGGTCGCGAACGATTTCCGTGATCGAGTTTTTAATGCGAGCCAGTCGGAAGAACTCATGTTGAGACATGAGGATCTTTCGATCGGCGTCCGGGCTGATTAGCCACCCCGAAGGCGTCGAACGAACGCCGTAGGCTTCGATCGTATCGTGCTCCCATCCATTGGTGAATCCGTAGCTGCCTTCGGTGAACTTCTTTTTCAGCAACCACTTGATGGCTTTGGTTTTGTCCTCATCGATGACAACTGAAACCAACTTGAGTTTGTGGGACTTGCCGATCGCCTTGTACATGTCCTGCACCTGCTGTTGATAGCCGGGAGTCATGTCAGTCGAGTTCATGAAATTCAAAAAGATGTAGTGATCCTTGTAGGCGTCCAAATCGAAGTGCAGCTTTTCGTTCTTCGATGTCACCAGGTCCAGCGGCGGAGCAGGCTGTCCAGTTTGGAACAGCGGCGTGATGGTTACAGGAATCGGTTGGAGTTTAATTTGGTCGACGTCGTCAAGCACTTTGATGCGTGCGAAAACTTCAAACCCATACTTGATACCTTTGATTTCTTTGTCGATTCGTCCTTGAAGTCCGTAATCCCCAGGCGGCACGTCGTATACGACAAAGTCTCCTTCGTCGTTGTATTTGACTTCGAAAGACGGAGCGTCGTTGAGTAGTTTCTCGCGATCCTTGAGAAACTTCTTTCCTCGCTCACTCTGATAGAACTGCGTCAGCCATTCACGTCGCTCTTCTTCTTTCATCTTCTCCCAGTTTGATGGGAAAGGAGGCTCCTTAGGGATGACGATTTTTCGAAGCGAGGTCTTGATCTCGTCGTAGCTGACCCGAAACGCCTTACGCGAATCATTCTCGATGACGCCCTGAACGGTCGCGTACCGATTGTCTTTCTTTTTCACTTGAGCATCGGCGGGACAGGCCACGCCAAACTGAAACAGAGCAAAAACTGCGGCCAGCACAAAACTGGAAACAGAAAGAATTGGGAGTGTGCGCATGGAATGGTCGTATTGAAATCAGGACTGGGGAAAGCGAGAGCGACGCGGATATGGACGTTCCTTCGACAATAACAAAATCGGCGGTTGACCGCGTTGGTTACCAGATCTTAAACTCTCGTGTTTGCCTCTTGCAGTCGGAATTTTACGGGTTGTAACGCAAAAATGGGACCGAATTTGTGCGGTTCCTTCAAATTGAATGCTGAAAGGGTGTCGCGTGTCTGGAACTTGTGTGATTGGCCTCCAGTGGGGCGATGAAGCCAAAGGCAAACTGGTCGATTTGTTGACCGAGGGTAAAGACCTCGTTGTTCGCTATCAGGGCGGAGCCAACGCTGGACACACCGTCGTGATCGGCGATGAAGTCTATAAACTGCACCACATTCCCAGTGGCATCATCAACGATGGTGTGCTGAATCTGATTTCGCCAGGTGTGGTCATCAACCCGCCGACGATCCTTCAAGAGATTGAAATGCTGGCCGGTCGTGGCATCGACGTCGCCAGTCGAATGAAGATCAGCGAAAGAGCTCACGTCGTGATGCCGTGGCATGTCCTCGAAGATCAAATGTGGAATCGTCTGGTCACAGGTGAAGACAATATTGGTTCAACGCTTCGCGGAATTGGTCCGTGCTATGCCGACAAGATCGGTCGCTCGTTTGCGATTCGAATCGGCGACATGATCCGGGATGACTTTGCCGATCGCGTTCGAAAGATCGTTGCGGTGAAAACCAAAGTTCTTTCGGCGGCAGGATCTGAAGAGGTCGCTTCACTCGACGCCGAAAAAATCATTGCTGAGTACAGCGACTACGCGGCGCGACTCAAACCGATGGTCACCGACACCAATCGGATTGTGCTCGACGCGGTCGACGCTGACAAAGCCGTACTGTTCGAAGGTGCTCAAGGATCATTGTTGGACATCGATCACGGGACGTTTCCGTTTGTAACCAGCAGCAACGCATCGGGCACAGGAATCTCGTCAGGTTCAGGGGCTCCAGGAGGATTCTTCAAGCGAATCATTGGCGTTTGCAAATGCTACGCGACACGCGTCGGTGGCGGTCCCTTTCCGACCGAGCAGGAAAACGAAACTGGCGAGCACATTCGTCAAATGGGAAAAGAGTTCGGCACGACGACCGGTCGCCCACGTCGCTGCGGATGGTTTGATGCCGTCGCCGTTCGGTTTACGACGCGTCTGGGGGGAGTGACCGCGATTGCGTTGACGATGCTGGACGTTTTGAGCGAGCTCGAAGAAATCAAAATTTGCACCGGCTATGAACTCGATGGCGAAACGATCGACTGGTTCCCGTCGCACGCCGACGATTTGAAAAAGCTGGTTCCGGTCTACGAAACCATCGAAGGTTGGCAGCAAGACGTTACCGGTGCTCGTACTGTTGAAGACTTGCCCGAGAAAGCTATTGCTTTCTGCTTGCGATTGCAGGAATTGATTGGCCGTCCGATCGAGTTTATCTCGGTCGGTCCTGATCGCGCTCAAACGATCGAAGTCAAGAACCTTGAACTTGCCAAGGTTTGATCTCGAATCGTTTGAGTTGTTCACTGGCCAAAGGAATTAGCCCACTCGTCGCCGAGTCGTCATGACTGCGGCCAACGCCAGGCCCAGGAGTACTGCCGACGTTGGTTCTGGCACGGCCATGATATCGTATGTCGTTCCGGAAGAACCCGTCACCACGCCGCTGAGCAACGTTCCGTTTTCGTCGCGAACGTCGATGCCTACCAGTTCGAGCGTGCGATCAAATGCAGCCGTTCCGGAGACAGTTTGACCGTCGCCGAGGTGCTCTGTGTTCGGCTGAAACGACGTGAACATTGTCAGTCTGAAATCTTGCGGCGCTCCTCCGTGTACGTATGTCGACGAATAGATCGGTAGGTCGAAGTCACCCTGGTCAGTGATGAACCACGTTTGCGCTTCCTCATCGCCATGCTTCATGTAGATATAGGTAAACGCCTCTTCGCCAGTATTGCTGCCGTGAAGATTGAAGATGTAGGTCGACTGATATGCGACGGCCGTTCCGCCCCATTGAAGCGTCTCGTCAAAACCGGCGTAACCGTAGACATCGAAATGGTTCGGTACGCCATCGGGATTGCGGAGCACCTCATCCGCCTCCGGGTCGTATTCGTACAGGGACAGGTTGCCCTGTGGGTTGTAGAACGTGTTGTGCAGCGTTCCGGACGCATACGTCTGAATGCGTCCGTAGTCAGCAAACGCAGCCGCGCTGCCATCGAGCGTCATCGTTTGCATAATGTTGTCGCGGTCATAGCCATCCCACGAACCACCCACATCGGTAACGGAAGTGAAGCCGCCATCGGAATTTGAGTCGACTTCCAGATAGTCGCTGTAAAGCTGATAGTCCCCGTTGATGTCTTCAAACGTGTTGCCGACAGCGACAGCTGAGGTGGAAAACCTCGACTGGGCCAGCGTTGATCCGGTAGAAACGCATATGCAGAGTAAAAAAGCAGCTGCAATGGCGGCGGTGGCGATCGTTTTCGAGTACATCTGCTATCCCTGTCGGAAATTGGTTGGGCCGATTGGCCGGACACAAGCGGCCGTTATGATGAATACCCTTGCGATGCCGTAAATCTTGCACCAAATCTCCTAATTTTTCTTTCTTCAGCAAACTGATGTCCAACCGATTGGCTGATCACGTTGCGTTAAGACTGTGTAAGTCGCGTTCGCGCACGAAAAAACCCGAGCCAAAAATGACTCGGGTTCTTTAATTTTCAGTTCTCGTCAGCTAGTGACGTGAAAGCCAGTTTAGTGGCGTGACTTGTCTGCGAAGTCAAGCTGCCAGAAACCGTCGTCCCATTCAAGGCTAACCTTGCGCCATCCCAGTGGGACTTGCGGGTAAGGGTAGAATGGGCCGATGTAAGGCCATGCTGAAGCAGAGTACTGCTTCGGGTAGCTTACCGCACCGAAGTTTGGATGAGCCGCGTAACCAGGCCAGGCGTAGCCAGGAAGGTTTGGAGCTCCTGAAGGAACGCCCATTCCAGCTTGACCGGCAGGCATTGGCTCGCCGCCCATGGCCATTCCACCCATCGCCATGCCGCCATCGCCACAAGTTGCGAACGGAAGTGGTTCACTTGAAACCATTCCACCCATGCCTGAATCTACGATGACTTCCTGACGAGCAGGAGGAGCCGCGTAGCTGGCAGGGCCGACGTAAGTTGGCTGGGTCGGTGCAGCTTGTGGCTGCTGTGGCTGCTGGTAGGCAACCGGTTTGACAGTAGACTTCGAAGCTGCAACTTCGATGTCGTCCACAACCTGAACCACGCCGAGGTGGCCGGCCTGTTGTGCTGTTTGAAGAATCAGCATTTCCTGCTGAGCATTCGAAACGGTGCCTTTGAACCAAACGGTTCCCTGTTCGACTTGCATGTCAACATTAAAGCCGCGAAGGCGACCCTGCTGCTGCTCGGTTTGAAGCCGAGTTTGAATGAAGTCCGCAATTTGCGTGTCGTCAGCTTTGACAACGCCTGGCACCAGCGTTGTTGCCGCGACAGCAAGTCCTAAAAGTAAACGTCGCATCAGATTCCTCCTCGCAATCCCGCACTGACATCGTTCGCTTTCCGAAAGGCGACCAAAGCAGCCATCGGCTGGGTCATCAAACTGAATGGCAGTGGTATTGTTGAGCGTTTGCAAAAAACCGAATATCCTGGAAATGGATTCGATCGATGACCGCTCGGAGGATGACATGCATAGAACGACGACGCTTTTCGCATCATCACTTTCAGCGAGTTTCCCCCCTCGCGGGATCAGTGAATGAACCCACCTACCTTTTCGGCAACGTTGGCTCGAACCGGTGACAATATTTCCGATTTTGCTGATCTTCTGGAAAATTCAACTGGCCAAAACCGTGCTTTGCTAGCGAGCCGTGAGAAGCTGTATCGGACAGGGGATGTTTTCCGGCAAAAGCCATTTTCAAACCCGTCAACCGTCCGGAAACAGTCGTGATTTTCACGTTTCGCGGCGAAGTGGCGAGCACGCTCTGGCGTCACTACAATCAAGGGATATGAACCGGAGACTGAAATGAGAATTGTGACCCTGATTCTGCTGAGCTGTTGTTTGCTTCCCCGAGCAGGATTCGGTCAAACAATTCGGTTGGCACTTGGTGGAGCCATCGCTACGCAAGCTCCCTCGAGTTCCGGAGCCTCAATACTTACCGCAGCTGCGGCGGCCGATGAAAACGCGAAGGACGACGAGTCTCCCAAACGCAAGCCTGGTGAAATTGTCGTCACGACGTTGGTGGAAGGCCTGAACAATCCTTTCTCTGTCACCGTCGAAGATGACTCGAATCGAATCTTCGTCGCCGAAAGCGGTGCTCAGCGAATCGTCGAAATCAAGGACGGAAAATCGGTCGAAATCGCAGGCGAATTTCCGGTTTCCGAATTTCGCGGATACGCCGCCGGACCGTTGTCCGTGTTTAGCGCCGGTGAGAACGTTTTGCTGGTCGGTCACGACAACGAGTCGGGCGTGGGATCGCTAACGAGACTTTCCTTGGCGCTGAACTCAGATGATCCTGCCAGTGCAGATGCCGCTCGAGCAACGGTTTCCATCGAGCACAAAACAGACGAAGCGAAACTGAATCAGTTTTCAAATATGACGTTGAAGCATTCAGTTATCTACACGGTGACGAATGGCGATCCGGCTAATGGATGGATCGCTCTGGCGGAGCTTCAAAGCGGTACGATTACTACTTTGCGTCCTTCGATAGCGACTGCAAAACTGAGCAGTTGTCCCGGTCCAACTTGTGTGACAGTCAGTCCTGCAGGTGAGTACTTGGTAGCTTCTCAGATGGGCAAACGGGGCGATGCGAAAGATTCCCGATTGGTGTTCTACACGCTGCAAGGAAAGATGCTGCGGAACTTTAAGGTCGAGCTGAACGATATCGTCGCCCTGGCATACAGCCCGGATCGAAAGCATCTGTTCGCCATCGACTATAACTTCGCCGACCCGAGCAAAGGTGGGCTGTACAAATTGATTGGGAACGGCGCCGACAAATGCGAAATCAAAAAGCTACAGCATTTGAGCTATGCGACTTCCATGTCGTTTGACCGCAAAGGCAACCTCTATGTGACCTGTCTCGGCGGGCCTCCTGAGCGTATTGGGGCGGCAGGCAATGAGTCGAGCGATGAGGCGAAGGATGCTCCAGTTGATGCTGCCAGGGGTTTGACAAAGAAAGTGGCCAAGGGAACGCTGATCAAAATCGAAGGACTTGATGATCGCCCCGCTGAGCCGGATGAAACAGTCGAAGGTGCTGAAGGAGAGGACGTTTCCGAGTGAGTGCTGTTCATCTGGTTCAAATTGGGTTGCTGGGGACGATCGGAAAGTTCGTTGCAGCGGATCGAAACGCCTATGTTCGTGACGTCGAGGTCATTTGCCGGACAGCCCGCGGGCTGGAAGTCGGCCGCGTCATTTGCGCCGTCGATTCGGCGGTGGCTGCTGAAGAACATGACGGTGAGTTGTTGCGTCGTGTCGGGCGGGAAGACAGAGCGATCGTAGAACGACTGGATCGATTTCGCGATCGGGCCTTTCTGGCGTGTCGCAAGTTGCTGACCGAACGCAATCTTCGGGCGACATTGGTTGATGTGGAACATCTCTTTGATGGCCAATCGATCTGGTTTTACTTTTTGGGCGAAGTCAGTCCGGAAGTTGAATCGCTGACCAACGAGCTGGCTGAGGTTTACGAAAGCAAAGTCAAATTTCGCAAGTTCGCCGAAACGTTGGCTCAAGGTTGCGGACCCGATTGCGGGACGGGATCAAGCTGCGGCGATTGCAGCGGTTGCGCTCTGAGCGGTGGCTGTGGCGTAAAGAAAAGCTGAGCTGCGGTTTGGGCAAGCGAGCCGGTGTCATCGACGTTTCAGTCGGTGCACGGCCAAGCTTTCGTTTAACGGCAAGCCGCAGGCGACGGTGCCATTGACGCCTGATCGCACCGTCGCCTACGGCTTGCCGTTAAACGATTACATTCAGAACTTCTCCAACAGTTTCCGCAATGCATAAAAAAAGGACGCCGAATCGACGTCCTTCGAAGCTGAATTCATCGCTCCGTTTTACGAAACGTTGATCTCGAAACCTTTACGCTGCTGACGCTCGATAAACGAGTTTGCGAGTGCGTCATCGCCGAAGTCTTCCGCTTTGGTGTCGTAAACGACTTCACGACCGAGTCGCAACGCCACATTGATCGCGTGGCAGACGTTCATCGCTTTGTGATGCGACGCGACGTCTGAACTTGGCGTCTCACGAGACTTGATGCAATCGAAGAAGCAACCCATGTTGTTGCTTTCCGGTCGCTTGCCGCTGGCGTAAAGAGCTCCGATTTTGGACTCATCCAGTGGATTCTTTTCCAAATCTTCGACAGGCTTACCCGTCAGTTTTCCACGGTTGACGAAGTAACGTCCCTTCTCGCCCTCAAACATGATTCCGTTACCGAAACCATCGGTAACATCGCAAACTCGCATTTCAAGACCGTCATCAAACGTCAGGTCCACCTGGAAGTTGACTGCGGTGTTGAAGCGATCGTCGCTCGTTGGCATACCTTTGTCATCCAATGGAACGGGATGGTAAGACGAAACCGGGTTGATCTTGATCTTGCCCGCGTCGTCCCCCAGGCGATCCAACGCCCACAGGGCGATGTCGATGTGGTGAGCGCCCCAGTCCGTCATCTTGCCGCCCGAGTACTCGTAGAACCAGCGGTAGTATCGATGACCACGACCGAAGTTGTGGCCTGCTCCCCAACCGGTGACATCCGTCATCGTCGGGGCTTCCCGGTAAGGCTTCACTTCGCATTGTCCCTGCCAAAGATCCCAATTGAGATGCTTTGGTGGATCAACTTGAGGCAACGCATCGCACTCGCGCGATGGGCCCAGGGCGACCGTGACCTTTTTGCATTTGCCGATTCGGCCTTCCCGCATCATGGCCGCAGCTTTGACGAAGAGTTGATTGAACTCGTTTCGCTGCTGGGTTCCGACCTGAAAAACGCGACCGGTTTTCTCAAGGACTTTGAGGATCTGCTGGCCTTCGCGAATCGTCAGCGTCAACGGCTTTTCGCAATAAACGTCTTTGCCAGCCAGCAACGCGTCGATGGCGACCTTGCTGTGCCAATGGTCCACACACCCGATCACGACGGCATCGATATCTTTGCGGTCGAGAACTTTGCGATAGTCTTCATGTGCACGTGTATCGAGCGGATGGCCAGCCTCGCGGTGAGCATCCATGACGACCTGCAACGCGCGGCCAGCTTGCATCGAATCGACGTCCGCAAGTGCAGCACAAGGAGCGTGCTTGAGTGCAGCTTTGCCAAGGTAAGTATGGTAGCGAATTCCGGTACCAATGAATCCGACAACAGGTTGTTCGTTCGGGCTACGGTATCCGGGTGCCATCGCGTGCGAAGTCAGCGGGTTGCTCATCAGGTAACCGCCCGCAGCAGTTGCGGCAGAGGCTTTCATGAAGCCACGACGACTGGTTTTGTTTGACATGAAAGAAATGCTCCGATGTAAAAAAAATGGCGGTGTTAAAGTCAGGTTCGATTTTAGCAGGAATCGTTTCTGTGGGAACGCGAAAATGCTGTGCGTAAGACCGAATTGATGGTCGGGAACAATGGCATTGAGGTCGGCTTTCTGAGCGTCATTTTCAGGTTTCTGAGGCCGCTAATGGTGCGTTCTTTTGCGTCAAGCAATCGGAGAGGTGCTTGGAACTTGTGTGTCGGACTGGTCGTTAGAGGGCTGACTCCTGATTCAGAGTCGCCGCCGGTCCCTGCGTTCGCTGCTGGTTCAAAACTCGTCGCCAGCCTGCTGTAGCTCAAGCCACGACGAAACTCATCGCGAGCGACTTACGGTAACGGTTTTCCGGTTCAGCGACTTTGAGCATCGAAATCCGGCGACGGTTCTTGCTATATTCGAAGGGTTACTACTTCCCAAGCTATGGATCGATGATGAAACCCGTCTTCCTTTCGAAAGAACTCTCGCCACCAAACCGACTCCGATTGATTGCTCTGCTGACGCTTGTTTCTCTGTTTACATGCGTTTTTCCTGCCGAGCTATCTGCCCAGCGTCGACGCACGCAGAAAGCTTCGAAAACGCCCAAAACCCAGATCGGCGACATCATCTACTTTGAGGACGGTATTCGATACGCAGACGGAATTCACGGCCTGATTGTGAACATGAATCGGTCCAGCAAGATTGACCTTGAGATCGTGAATGACGAAGGAGAAATCGAAGCGATTTGGGTATTGGCGATGGGGAATTTTTCCTGGGAGCTCGTTCATCGGTACGAATCTGAAAAAAAGATGACCGTTAGAACGTGGAAGTCGGAAGACGGCAAGTTCGAGATTCGGGCCAAGATGGTTCGTGTCGAATCCAAAAAGATCCGGCTGGAGAAAGAGGACGGGAAGTCGATTGCCGTTCCAATCGATCGCTTGAGCCAAAAGGATCAGGACTACATCGCCAAGAACAGCGACGGTTCCGAAACCGTGAACGAAAATCCATTCGACGTAGCGGACACCGAAGAGTTTCCCGAAGACGTTGTCATGCTGATGGAGCGTCGACGTGATTTGGTCGATCGCGACATTCGCCATCAAAGACTGGCAAAGCTGTCTCCTGAAATGGCGATCGGAGATATTTTGCAGTACGAATCACGACGCAATGGAAGCACCTATGGCATCGTGACCAAGCTTGGATTCTTTAGCGTGGTTGAGTCGATCAATGAGCACGGTGAACTCGAAGACGACCGTGGTTTTTCAAAGGGAGGACGTTGGACCTATTTTGATCGCCAATTTATCGCCGTCCCGATGCTTGCTCGAACATGGAAATCGGCAAACGGAAAATTCAATCTCACCGCGACGCTCGTGGAGGTCGATGGCGACGAGGTTGTCCTGAAGAAAGAGGATGGGAGCACGATGAAGATCGCGCTTTCCAAGCTGAGCGATTCTGACCAGACCTATGCCGCGAGGGCGAAGAAAAGAATCAATGTCAACAACGACGAGCAACTTGTCGCGGAACGCGAAAGCTACAGTGATGATTTGTTGGTGCTGCTTAAACGACGTGCGGAAGTGCTGAAGGATGCCAGCCTGAATTTCGAAATCGCCAGAGATACGTCGCGAATGAAAAGCATCCGGCTTCGAACCGGTCCGATCAAGCAGTCGGGCTCAGGCGAATCCGTTGGGCTGGCCAACGACTCGTTTTCCCTTCGTTTTCCGCTACGAGCGCCACAAAACGCGAGGGTCGAGAACGTCTCCTATGCGAAAGCGTCAGGTTTGCTCGCACTGACCGCCGCCAGCTCGTTTCGAGGAAAACCAACATTGGCGATTGTCGACGTCGAATCGCGGGAAGTAATCACAAACGAGAACGGCGACGATATTGGACATGAAGGAGAAGTGATCGCGATTTCGCCATCCGGTAAAACGCTACTCATTTCCAGCAAAGTCGTGTTTGATCGCCAAGTCGAATTGTGGCGTTTCGAAGATGGCGAACTCAGTAAGCACGGAACGGTTTCGTTCGACTCCTTTCAGGCACCGCAGGCCCATTTAATCAGTGATACGCGAGGAGTCATCCTCAGTACCAGCGGCAACATGACGTTCTTCGACATCACCGATCGCATCAAACCTACGCATCAGCTTTCGGTAGGCAGGTTTGGAGGGCGCCGCGGTTTTCAGATTGCTGGCGGAGATCAAAACTGTATCTATATTCTCGATGCAGACACCACGAAACTCTACGCGGTCGATGTTGAAACGAAGACGTGCCTTGGTGGTGTGAACTTCAATCCCAAGGAGAGAAGTTCGATCTTTTCGTTTGCTCAAGTCAATCCTGATGGTAAATCCGTCGTCTACATGGAACAGTCTCGAATGAGCGTCTACAGTCTCGCGACCGGAAAAGTTGTTTCCGAGAAAGATTTCGATGGATCGATCGTTCCCATCTCCAGCGGCAGCAACAGCCAGTTTCAATACCTCGGCGACGACCTCATTCTGACCTCCAGTGGAGCGATCTTTGATCTCGATCGAGGACTCGAAATTGGAAACGTCGATGGAGGATTCAGGTCCAGCGCGAAGTATTTTGCAGACGGGTCCCGGCTTATCGCCGAAGCAAATCAGCACGGTGGCGGTGGTTCGTTTGGAAACGAAATCGGTGGCCGCCGCGGAAGTCGACAGGAACGCGTGTCGGCCATCAACTCCATGCGGGAAGATGACGAGTACGAAACGATTCAGACGGAAGTTCGCGTCGAACGATTGCCCATAGATAAGATCAATGATTTCGTTGCTAACTTCAAACAGGACGACATCGTAACCTTTGGCAAAGGCGATTCTGTGGAAGTCGTTGTGCGTATCGATGGTACGAAGAAGCTGTCCGACGAATTGGCGGACTATATCGAAGACATTATGGCCGGAGACGACATTGATATCGCCCGGAAAAGCGATTTCGTGCTCGAGCTAACCTACACTGTTGGCAAACGCGAACAGAAAACATTCAACGTGATTGGATTCGGTCCTCGGAGAACCCGAAAGGCATCTCTCATTCCCAAACGATGCGCTGCGGTACTGAAGTATCGAGGCGAGACGGTTTGGTCCCAAGTGAGGTCAGCATCGTTGAACGTTGGTAGTGAGGAAGCGCTCGACAACAACATCAAGCTATCCAAAGAGCTGTCAGCCGAAGCGTTGTTCGATTTCAACTATCCGACCAGCATTCGCAAAGTTCTGCCCAGCCGAAAAGGAAAGTTTCGCTGGGAGTAGTCCGTTGCAGTGCGTTCGGCTGTTGAAAACGCCAGATCAGCGCAGTCGGCTACGCGTGCTTCTGGCCGAACAGTTGTTTCAATACCAACTGCGGAAAGATCCATGCATCGCGGGCGTATCGTTTGACCAGCCGTTTTGGCTCGGAGCACATGCGGTGCAGCCATTCGACTCCGGATTGCTGCATCCAGACCGGTGCCCGTTTCTTCTCTCCAGCAAGGAAGTCGATCGTTGCTCCGACGCACAACGCTGCGGTCGCAGGAATTCGATCGGCGTATTGGCTGACCCAGATCTCCTGCTTCGGCGCACCCAAGCCCACGATCACGACGTCGGCTTTCGCCTCAGCCAGTTTTTCCAGGATGATCTCTGACTCTTCGGGCTTCTTTTCAAACCCCAGCGGCGGACTGTAGACGCCAACCGTTTCTACGTTTGGCCATTGCGACTTCATGTTCTCTGCCGCGCGAGCACCGACGCCTTCGGCTGCCCCGAGCAAAAACACACGCAGCGTGCCGTTCCGGTTGAAGCTGTCAAATAGTTGCGGCACCAACTCGGAACCTGCCACACGTTCAGGCAATCGTTTACCGCTGAGCATCGAAGTCCACACGATTGGATGGCCGTCGGCAAGAACCATGTCGGCGCCTTCATAGGCCTCACGCAGCAACGCGTTTTCCTGAAACAGCACCGCGTGATCGACATTTGGCGTCACGACGTACTTGCATCCGGAATTGTCGCCTTCGATCCAATTCCTTAATCGATCGACGGCGCCTGACATGTCGAGGACGTCGATGTTGATTCCAAATAGCTGAGTTTTGTTCATCATGGCGGGTGAGTTTTTGAGGTTGGAGCTTTCTCAAAAGTTATGTCACCGTTGGCCACGGTCATCCGCGTTCCCGGTCGACAGCTGGAAAGAGACGGCGTCTGTTCTGATTGTCCCGATTGTGCGTTTTGAATCGCTGACGCCTCTCTCGTTGCGTTCAGTTCGGAAGATTGAAGTCGACTATGCACAGTCATGTTCAACAATTCAGCACCGAAACGTTGAACTGCATCGTGGCAGCGAATCTTGAGCCAAATCCTTTCCATTCTTACTGACCTGTACCGCATCGGAAGCTCTCCGTGGCGTTCGGTTCACTTGCGCAAACTGAAAGCCTGTGGCAAAGTTCCGGTATTCGTTCTTTTCTATCATCGCGTCGCCGAATCGCATCCCAATCCGTGGTCGATGGACTTTGCGACTTTCAAAAGCCAGATTCGCTGGATGCAGGAAAGCTTCGACCTGATTTCCATGAGCGAAGTCCAGCAACGGATTGAAAGTGGCTTCAACGATCGGCCTGCCGTCGCGATATCTTTTGACGATGGCTATTCCGAGAATTGCGAAGAAGCCCTGCCGTTTCTGATTTCTGAAAACATTCCGGTGACTTACTTTGTGACGGCGCATCACACGCGCGAGCAAACGCCCTTCCCTCACGACACGGAACGCGGAGCGCCGTTGCCTACCAATTCAGTGGAGTCACTTCGAGCTTTGTCCAACGCCGGAGTCGAAATTGGTGCTCACACGCGAACGCATTTGAATCTTGGATCGACTGAAGATCCACATGTGATCTATGACGAAGTCGTGACCGCGACGCACGAAATCGAAGACATGATCGGC is part of the Mariniblastus fucicola genome and harbors:
- a CDS encoding polysaccharide deacetylase family protein — its product is MSQILSILTDLYRIGSSPWRSVHLRKLKACGKVPVFVLFYHRVAESHPNPWSMDFATFKSQIRWMQESFDLISMSEVQQRIESGFNDRPAVAISFDDGYSENCEEALPFLISENIPVTYFVTAHHTREQTPFPHDTERGAPLPTNSVESLRALSNAGVEIGAHTRTHLNLGSTEDPHVIYDEVVTATHEIEDMIGKKINYFAFPFGQYDDLRASVFHLLKEHGFKGVCSAYGGWNDIGGDSFHIQRIHGDPKFSRMRNWLTFDPRIAAVKRFDYLPDTPDFDWAKWRRDNEPRLVSQRLSFLNSATDPSAIEEPDSSDSLPQQATTRVQK